The following coding sequences lie in one Flavobacteriales bacterium genomic window:
- a CDS encoding STAS/SEC14 domain-containing protein, with protein MLNSVKNIEIIESIPLDFGTVELRSDDILTFEPAKGITTVNKQQLEVMLENLVKLSKGKPKPFISDNRNVKSFGYEERDYVAKNIHLFATASAIIEDSFVIRFITHTIVTMFKPQIPLKMFKTKEDAIAWLHSLH; from the coding sequence ATGCTTAATTCGGTAAAAAATATCGAAATCATTGAATCTATACCATTGGATTTTGGAACTGTTGAGCTTAGATCGGATGATATTTTAACCTTTGAACCTGCAAAAGGAATTACTACCGTAAATAAACAACAATTAGAAGTGATGTTGGAAAATTTAGTAAAGCTTTCGAAAGGCAAACCTAAACCGTTTATAAGCGATAATAGAAACGTTAAGTCGTTCGGTTATGAAGAACGTGACTACGTTGCTAAAAACATCCATCTTTTTGCTACTGCTTCTGCAATTATTGAAGATTCGTTTGTGATTCGATTTATTACACACACCATAGTTACCATGTTTAAACCTCAAATTCCTTTAAAAATGTTTAAAACAAAAGAAGACGCTATAGCTTGGCTACATTCATTACATTAA
- the scpA gene encoding methylmalonyl-CoA mutase, whose amino-acid sequence MKPDFSKITYQKSTEQQQSTQTTDNWLTAEQIEVKPSYSYQDIANLRHVNFGAGLAPNLRGPYSTMYVMQPWTIRQYAGFSTAEESNAFYRRNLAAGQKGLSVAFDLATHRGYDSDHPRVVGDVGKAGVAIDSVEDMKILFDQIPLDKMSVSMTMNGAVLPIMAFYIVAAIEQGVKPEELAGTIQNDILKEFMVRNTYIYPPLPSMQIIADIFKYTSANMPKFNSISISGYHMQEAGATADIELAYTLADGLEYLRTGVNSGMDIDAFAPRLSFFWAIGMNHFMEIAKMRAARMLWAKIVRQFNPKNDKSLALRTHCQTSGWSLTEQDPYNNVARTCVEALAAALGGTQSLHTNALDEAIALPTDASARIARNTQIYLQEETEICRTVDPWGGSYYVESLTNEIAEKAWKLIEEVEENGGMAKAIEKGIPKLRIEEAAARKQARIDSGKEIIVGVNEYTVENEGNLDILEVDNQQVRKSQIERLNQIKATRNNEKVKAALNKLTEVAKSGNGNLLELAVIAAQERATLGEISDALEEVYGRYQAQIRSISGVYSNESMEDKDFIKAKALADQFAELDGRRPRIMIAKMGQDGHDRGAKVVSTAYADMGFDVDIGPLFQTPAEAAKQAVENDVHILGISSLAAGHKTLVPQAIEELKKLGREDILVIVGGVVPQQDYDYLFKAGAVGIFGPGTKISKAAQEILQLMIESYA is encoded by the coding sequence ATGAAACCAGATTTTTCTAAAATAACTTATCAAAAATCAACTGAGCAGCAGCAATCTACTCAAACAACTGATAATTGGTTAACTGCAGAGCAAATTGAAGTGAAACCTTCTTATTCGTATCAAGACATTGCTAATTTACGACACGTTAATTTTGGAGCAGGTTTAGCCCCCAATTTAAGAGGTCCGTATTCTACCATGTACGTAATGCAGCCTTGGACAATCCGACAATATGCTGGTTTTAGTACTGCCGAAGAATCGAATGCTTTTTATAGAAGAAATTTAGCAGCTGGACAAAAAGGTTTGTCGGTTGCTTTTGATTTAGCTACGCACCGAGGTTATGATTCCGACCACCCAAGAGTAGTTGGTGATGTTGGTAAAGCTGGAGTTGCTATCGACTCGGTAGAAGATATGAAAATCCTTTTCGACCAAATCCCATTGGATAAAATGTCGGTATCCATGACCATGAACGGTGCAGTTTTACCCATCATGGCTTTTTACATTGTTGCAGCAATCGAACAAGGCGTTAAACCTGAAGAATTGGCAGGTACCATTCAAAACGATATTTTAAAAGAGTTTATGGTGAGAAACACCTACATCTACCCTCCTCTTCCGTCCATGCAAATTATTGCTGATATTTTTAAATATACCTCGGCAAACATGCCAAAATTTAATTCAATAAGTATTTCAGGTTACCACATGCAAGAAGCTGGTGCTACTGCCGATATTGAATTGGCATACACACTAGCTGATGGTTTAGAATATTTAAGAACTGGAGTAAATTCAGGAATGGATATTGATGCTTTTGCTCCTCGATTATCGTTTTTCTGGGCTATTGGTATGAATCATTTTATGGAAATTGCCAAAATGCGTGCTGCTCGTATGTTATGGGCGAAGATTGTACGACAATTCAATCCAAAAAACGACAAATCGTTAGCATTACGAACACATTGCCAAACCAGCGGATGGAGCTTAACCGAGCAAGACCCTTACAATAATGTAGCTCGTACTTGTGTGGAAGCGCTCGCCGCTGCTTTAGGCGGAACACAATCCTTACACACCAACGCATTAGATGAAGCTATTGCTTTACCTACCGATGCTTCTGCCCGAATTGCTCGTAACACCCAAATTTACCTACAAGAAGAAACTGAAATTTGTAGAACTGTTGACCCTTGGGGTGGCTCGTATTATGTAGAAAGTTTAACCAACGAGATTGCTGAAAAAGCTTGGAAACTGATTGAGGAAGTAGAAGAAAATGGAGGGATGGCTAAAGCCATTGAAAAAGGTATTCCTAAATTACGTATTGAAGAAGCTGCTGCTCGAAAACAAGCTCGCATTGATTCTGGTAAAGAAATTATTGTTGGTGTAAACGAATATACTGTTGAAAACGAAGGTAATTTAGATATTTTAGAAGTCGACAACCAACAAGTTAGAAAAAGCCAAATTGAACGCTTAAACCAAATAAAAGCAACAAGAAATAACGAAAAAGTAAAAGCTGCGTTAAACAAGTTGACTGAAGTTGCTAAAAGTGGAAACGGAAACTTATTGGAATTGGCTGTTATCGCAGCACAAGAACGTGCTACTTTAGGCGAAATTTCTGATGCATTAGAGGAAGTTTACGGTCGTTATCAGGCACAAATTCGCTCTATTAGTGGAGTTTATAGTAATGAATCTATGGAAGATAAAGATTTTATAAAAGCCAAAGCATTGGCCGACCAATTTGCTGAATTAGATGGCAGAAGACCTCGAATTATGATTGCTAAAATGGGTCAAGATGGTCATGATAGAGGTGCTAAAGTAGTTTCTACCGCTTACGCCGATATGGGTTTTGATGTTGACATTGGACCATTGTTCCAAACTCCTGCCGAAGCTGCTAAGCAAGCCGTAGAAAACGATGTGCATATTCTTGGTATTTCTTCGTTAGCAGCTGGACATAAAACACTTGTTCCACAAGCAATTGAAGAGTTAAAAAAACTGGGTAGAGAAGATATTTTAGTCATTGTTGGTGGTGTTGTACCTCAGCAAGATTATGATTACTTATTTAAAGCTGGAGCAGTTGGTATTTTTGGCCCTGGTACTAAGATTAGTAAAGCAGCACAAGAAATTTTGCAGTTGATGATTGAAAGCTACGCTTAA
- the murQ gene encoding N-acetylmuramic acid 6-phosphate etherase: MTIKTTEADSNYDGLEKMSAIELLKNINNEDKTVPFAVEKELEAIENLVNVIVEKLKIGGRLFYMGAGTSGRLGVVDASECPPTFGVPHGLVVGLIAGGDLAIRKAVEFAEDDKGQGWKDLLEYNVSENDVVIGIAASGSTPYVIGALEKCNENHITTGCITCNKGSKLAKVSKYPIEVVVGPEFVTGSTRMKSGTAQKLVLNMISTTVMIKLGKVKGNKMVDMQLSNDKLVDRGTQMIMKEIDVDYATANQLLLKHGSVRKAVDAYKK; this comes from the coding sequence ATGACAATTAAAACAACCGAGGCTGATTCTAATTACGATGGATTAGAGAAAATGAGTGCAATTGAACTGCTCAAAAACATTAATAACGAAGATAAAACGGTACCTTTTGCTGTAGAAAAAGAATTGGAGGCTATCGAAAACTTAGTAAACGTAATTGTAGAAAAATTAAAGATAGGTGGACGACTGTTTTACATGGGAGCAGGTACAAGCGGACGATTGGGTGTGGTAGATGCTTCGGAATGCCCTCCAACGTTTGGTGTACCACATGGTTTGGTTGTTGGTTTAATTGCTGGTGGTGATTTAGCCATTCGAAAAGCGGTAGAGTTTGCTGAAGATGATAAGGGGCAAGGCTGGAAAGATTTGTTGGAATATAATGTTTCTGAAAACGATGTAGTTATTGGAATTGCAGCTTCTGGTTCTACGCCTTATGTAATAGGTGCTTTAGAAAAGTGTAACGAAAATCACATTACCACAGGCTGTATCACTTGTAACAAAGGAAGCAAATTGGCTAAAGTATCTAAATATCCAATAGAAGTGGTAGTTGGTCCTGAGTTTGTAACTGGTAGTACTCGAATGAAATCGGGTACAGCTCAGAAATTGGTGTTGAACATGATTTCAACTACAGTAATGATAAAGCTAGGAAAAGTAAAAGGCAACAAAATGGTTGACATGCAATTGAGCAACGACAAATTGGTTGACCGAGGTACACAAATGATTATGAAAGAAATTGATGTAGATTACGCTACAGCAAACCAATTATTGTTAAAACATGGAAGTGTTCGAAAAGCCGTAGATGCTTACAAAAAGTAG
- a CDS encoding NAD(P)H-dependent oxidoreductase subunit E, with the protein MSKNLSELSGRKGLTNNLFEKIGNAAQETGTPSTETLEKLANEFLIGKGNTYGTASFYDFTKEENKGKKVYICNGSACVCAGKQDEVKTKLEKQFNSDEIGHMTCLGRCYENSAFYYNGKNYSGDDINEIKNILTTHHSKPLSRYHVKATNEVLTAPYDGFDKHYSLLKTALNKSPAELLNEIKKSNIRGRGGAGFPMAFKWEACKNEKSDTKFIICNADEGDPGAYSDRYLLEEQPHSVLFGMMIAGYITGAEWGVLYIRAEYPEAVEIVQAAIDELRAAKLLGKNIAKSTFNFDFKIIKAQGAYICGEETALINSIEGQRPEVRTRPPFPTQQGLFNKPTIVNNVETLAAVYAIIKNGGEAYAKLGTEKSKGTKLVCLDSFFKNPGIYEVEMGTPLDTVVNKLGGGFKSPVKAMQIGGPLGGIVPISKIKDLSIDFESFAQNGFLLGHASIVCIPTDFSMMKYIEHLFDFASYESCGKCFPCRLGTKRGHELATKAINENYKIDRELFNDLLTTLQQGSLCAHGGGIPLPVRNALDYFYDELNPYFI; encoded by the coding sequence ATGTCTAAAAATTTAAGCGAATTATCTGGTAGAAAGGGCTTGACCAATAATTTATTCGAAAAAATTGGCAATGCTGCTCAAGAAACTGGTACTCCATCAACTGAAACATTAGAAAAACTAGCCAACGAATTTCTTATTGGTAAAGGAAACACATACGGAACTGCATCTTTTTACGATTTTACCAAAGAAGAAAACAAAGGTAAAAAAGTGTATATCTGTAACGGTAGTGCCTGTGTTTGTGCTGGAAAACAAGACGAGGTTAAAACCAAACTCGAAAAACAATTTAATAGTGATGAAATTGGTCACATGACTTGCTTGGGTCGTTGCTACGAGAACAGTGCTTTTTATTACAATGGTAAAAATTACTCTGGTGATGATATTAATGAGATAAAGAATATACTCACCACTCACCACTCAAAACCCCTATCTAGATACCATGTAAAAGCAACCAATGAGGTTCTTACTGCACCTTATGACGGTTTTGATAAACATTATTCGTTATTGAAAACTGCGTTAAATAAAAGCCCAGCAGAATTGTTAAACGAAATTAAAAAATCGAACATTCGTGGTCGTGGTGGAGCTGGTTTCCCCATGGCATTTAAATGGGAGGCTTGTAAAAACGAAAAAAGCGATACCAAATTTATTATTTGTAATGCCGACGAAGGCGACCCAGGAGCATATTCCGACCGTTATTTGTTAGAGGAACAACCACATTCCGTATTGTTTGGAATGATGATAGCTGGATACATTACAGGTGCCGAATGGGGAGTGTTGTACATCAGGGCAGAATACCCTGAAGCAGTTGAAATTGTACAAGCTGCCATTGATGAACTTCGAGCAGCAAAATTGTTAGGTAAAAACATTGCTAAATCAACGTTTAATTTTGATTTTAAAATTATAAAAGCACAAGGAGCATACATTTGTGGTGAAGAAACTGCTTTAATCAATTCTATTGAGGGGCAGCGACCAGAAGTTCGTACTCGCCCACCCTTTCCTACTCAACAAGGTTTGTTTAATAAACCAACTATTGTAAACAATGTAGAAACCTTGGCTGCCGTTTACGCTATTATTAAAAACGGTGGCGAGGCTTATGCTAAATTGGGTACTGAAAAATCGAAAGGAACGAAATTGGTTTGTTTGGATAGTTTCTTTAAAAACCCTGGTATTTACGAAGTAGAAATGGGCACTCCATTAGATACTGTGGTAAATAAATTGGGTGGTGGTTTTAAATCTCCTGTTAAAGCCATGCAAATTGGTGGTCCGTTAGGAGGAATTGTTCCTATTTCTAAAATTAAGGACTTGAGTATTGATTTTGAATCGTTTGCTCAAAACGGTTTTTTATTGGGCCATGCTTCTATCGTGTGTATTCCTACTGATTTTTCGATGATGAAATACATTGAACACTTGTTCGATTTTGCATCTTACGAAAGTTGTGGAAAATGTTTTCCTTGCCGATTAGGAACCAAACGTGGACACGAGTTAGCTACGAAAGCGATAAACGAAAACTACAAAATTGACCGTGAACTGTTTAACGATTTACTTACAACGTTACAACAAGGTTCGTTGTGTGCTCACGGCGGAGGAATTCCTTTGCCTGTAAGAAATGCTTTAGACTATTTTTACGACGAACTAAACCCTTATTTTATATAA
- the fdhF gene encoding formate dehydrogenase subunit alpha, whose protein sequence is MKIAYINNQPYHYKNGETILNFVKRIEGKKSIPTLCDAPNLDPFGACRVCSVDVALEKDGNTRTVASCHTPVTENSYIYHETENVQKLRKNIVELVITDHPLDCLICEVNGNCELQDVAARVGITGVRYPAGANHLDREKDVSHPYMRSELSKCINCYRCVRACDEVQGEMVLTMAGRGFDAHIAKSFDNSFMDSDCVSCGACAQACPTNAISDVFQSKSIQATKKTRTVCTYCGVGCNLEVATVNGKIKSIQAPYDAEVNAGHTCLKGRYAFKFYDHPERLKTPMIRKKGKLEPVSWDEVYDYMAKQFTSIKKEFGPDAIAGISSARTPNEENYLMQKFIRAVIGTNNIDCCARVCHSPTALGMQKTFGTGAATNSVIDLEFTDCIFIVGANPTDAHPVTGARIKQKMMKGVTSIVVDPRKIELAKYATYHLQLRPGTNVALLNMMLYYIINEGLEDKNFITSRCEGYEEMKEEILKLDMNELELITGVDKALVREAAMAYAKAHAAMEFHGLGVTEHTQGTYTVQLIGDLAMITGNIGKKGAGVNPLRGQNNVQGAADMGAQPHQGAGYLDVTDANVNKQYNAFYGAKVPSHVGYKIPEMFDAAISGDLKALWIIGEDVVQTDPNTQKVMKALSNLDMLVVSELFMTETAKLATVVLPASSFLEKEGTFTNGERRIQRVQKVVEPIEGTKPDGQIIVEMMRKMGYDQCDYTADNMLQEISQIVPFFEGVKWNALGNSGKQWPVLHDGKGTKRLHLTQFKHGKGQFFFYPFEESNELQTHSKDYPYIITTNRELEHYNCGAMTRRTGNVDILTEDVLLINPADAKSNAIKDGDMVCVESPRGKVDIKAKITDEVKSGILSSTFHFPEIMLNNITSDEHDSEAMCPEYKVVSCRIRKSKGKKVLN, encoded by the coding sequence ATGAAGATAGCATACATCAATAACCAACCGTACCATTATAAAAATGGCGAAACCATTTTAAATTTTGTAAAACGTATTGAAGGAAAAAAATCCATTCCTACCCTTTGCGATGCGCCAAATCTTGATCCTTTTGGTGCTTGTAGGGTTTGTAGTGTTGATGTGGCTTTAGAAAAAGACGGTAACACCAGAACGGTAGCATCGTGCCATACACCAGTTACCGAAAACAGTTACATCTATCACGAAACGGAAAACGTACAAAAACTACGTAAAAACATCGTTGAATTAGTTATAACCGACCACCCACTCGATTGTTTAATTTGTGAAGTAAACGGCAATTGCGAGTTACAAGATGTGGCCGCAAGAGTTGGAATAACTGGCGTTCGTTATCCTGCTGGAGCAAACCACTTAGATAGAGAAAAAGACGTATCACACCCTTACATGCGTTCGGAACTTTCGAAATGTATCAATTGCTACCGTTGTGTAAGGGCTTGCGACGAAGTACAAGGAGAAATGGTACTAACCATGGCTGGTCGTGGTTTTGATGCACACATTGCAAAAAGTTTCGACAACTCTTTTATGGATTCCGATTGCGTGAGTTGTGGCGCTTGTGCACAGGCTTGTCCAACCAATGCTATTTCTGATGTTTTCCAATCTAAATCCATACAAGCTACCAAGAAAACCAGAACCGTTTGTACTTATTGTGGTGTGGGTTGTAACCTCGAAGTAGCAACGGTTAACGGTAAAATAAAATCCATTCAAGCACCTTATGACGCCGAAGTAAATGCTGGACACACGTGTTTAAAGGGCAGATATGCTTTTAAGTTTTACGACCATCCCGAAAGGTTAAAAACACCCATGATTCGTAAAAAAGGCAAGTTAGAACCTGTGAGTTGGGATGAAGTGTACGATTACATGGCAAAACAATTTACCAGCATAAAAAAAGAATTTGGACCAGATGCTATTGCTGGAATTTCGTCGGCACGTACCCCAAACGAAGAAAATTACTTGATGCAGAAGTTTATTCGTGCGGTAATAGGTACAAACAATATCGACTGCTGTGCAAGGGTTTGCCACTCTCCTACTGCTTTGGGCATGCAAAAAACTTTTGGTACTGGTGCAGCTACCAATTCGGTAATCGATTTAGAGTTTACCGATTGTATTTTTATTGTTGGAGCTAACCCAACTGATGCTCACCCAGTCACGGGAGCACGAATCAAACAAAAAATGATGAAAGGTGTAACCAGCATAGTGGTTGACCCTCGAAAAATAGAATTAGCAAAATACGCTACCTACCATTTACAATTACGTCCAGGAACCAATGTAGCCTTGTTAAACATGATGTTGTATTACATCATCAACGAAGGTTTGGAAGACAAAAACTTTATTACTTCTCGTTGCGAAGGCTATGAAGAGATGAAAGAAGAAATTCTAAAGCTCGACATGAACGAACTGGAATTGATTACTGGTGTAGACAAAGCCTTGGTTCGTGAAGCAGCAATGGCATACGCTAAAGCACATGCAGCCATGGAGTTCCACGGTTTGGGAGTTACCGAACACACACAAGGAACTTATACCGTTCAGTTGATTGGCGATTTAGCCATGATTACGGGTAACATTGGTAAAAAAGGTGCTGGAGTAAATCCGTTACGTGGACAAAACAACGTACAAGGGGCTGCCGACATGGGGGCTCAACCACATCAAGGTGCTGGTTATTTGGATGTTACCGATGCTAACGTAAACAAACAGTATAATGCTTTTTACGGTGCTAAAGTACCAAGCCATGTAGGTTATAAAATACCTGAAATGTTTGATGCAGCCATTAGTGGCGACCTGAAAGCATTGTGGATTATTGGTGAAGATGTGGTGCAAACCGACCCCAACACGCAAAAGGTAATGAAGGCATTATCGAATTTAGATATGTTGGTGGTTTCAGAGTTGTTTATGACCGAAACCGCTAAACTAGCCACCGTTGTACTTCCTGCTTCTTCGTTTTTAGAAAAAGAAGGCACTTTTACCAACGGTGAACGACGAATACAACGAGTACAAAAAGTTGTTGAACCAATTGAAGGCACTAAACCTGATGGACAAATAATTGTTGAAATGATGCGTAAAATGGGTTACGACCAATGCGATTACACAGCAGACAACATGCTGCAAGAAATTTCTCAAATTGTACCGTTTTTTGAAGGTGTAAAATGGAACGCTTTAGGCAATAGCGGTAAACAATGGCCAGTATTACACGATGGTAAAGGCACTAAACGTTTGCACCTCACTCAATTTAAACATGGTAAAGGACAATTTTTCTTCTACCCGTTTGAAGAAAGCAACGAGCTGCAAACACACAGCAAAGATTACCCTTACATTATAACCACCAACCGAGAATTGGAACACTACAACTGTGGAGCCATGACCAGAAGAACAGGCAACGTGGATATTTTAACTGAAGATGTGTTGTTGATTAATCCTGCTGATGCTAAAAGCAATGCCATTAAAGATGGCGACATGGTTTGTGTTGAATCGCCACGAGGAAAAGTAGATATTAAAGCAAAAATTACTGACGAGGTAAAATCGGGTATTTTAAGCTCTACTTTCCACTTCCCAGAAATTATGCTAAACAACATTACTTCTGATGAGCACGATAGCGAAGCCATGTGCCCTGAATACAAAGTGGTAAGTTGTAGAATACGCAAAAGCAAAGGCAAAAAAGTATTGAATTAA
- a CDS encoding PAS domain-containing protein yields MTHNHYSVFDNLLEGVQVIDKEWRYFYVNKTVTQHGKTTEKELLGYTMMEKYPGIEQTKLFKLLAKCMENRKPNKLLNEFEFPDGSKGYFELRIQPVPEGVLILSIDVSEQKNLESKLRLFNDQLEDMVNERTQELVSSLEREKMLNELKSRFVSTASHEFKTPLGAIEISVNVLDIFNIPPNKKERDKYHKYIRTSVKNLHQILNDFLSLDRLEQGKVYYNNQKFDLPSLITSELEKIKCICKDKQKINYKHKGKKLVWMDNQILRSILTNLLSNAIKYSEKDINLTTEVTNENLNLVVEDKGIGIPKIEQKKLFEKFFRASNTNSIQGTGLGLNIVKRYTELLQGTIEVLSTEGKGTLVQIDFPTSIEN; encoded by the coding sequence ATGACACATAACCATTATAGCGTATTTGACAACTTACTTGAAGGCGTTCAAGTTATCGACAAAGAGTGGCGATACTTTTATGTAAATAAAACAGTTACCCAACACGGAAAAACGACCGAAAAGGAATTGCTTGGATATACCATGATGGAAAAATATCCAGGTATTGAACAAACCAAATTGTTTAAACTGCTTGCAAAATGTATGGAAAACAGAAAGCCAAACAAGCTGTTAAATGAGTTCGAATTTCCTGATGGTTCAAAAGGCTATTTTGAGTTGAGAATACAACCTGTTCCCGAAGGCGTGTTAATTTTGTCTATTGATGTTTCAGAGCAGAAAAACCTTGAAAGTAAGCTTCGGTTATTTAATGATCAATTAGAAGACATGGTAAATGAACGTACACAAGAGTTAGTTAGTTCATTAGAGCGCGAAAAAATGCTCAATGAATTGAAATCTCGTTTTGTTTCAACTGCCTCGCACGAATTTAAAACCCCTTTAGGAGCAATAGAAATTAGCGTTAATGTACTTGATATTTTTAATATTCCACCAAACAAAAAAGAAAGAGATAAATACCATAAATACATTAGAACCTCCGTAAAAAACTTGCATCAAATTCTCAATGATTTTCTGTCGCTTGATAGACTAGAGCAAGGAAAAGTGTATTATAACAACCAAAAATTTGATTTACCTTCATTAATAACTTCGGAACTAGAAAAGATAAAATGTATTTGTAAGGATAAGCAAAAAATAAACTATAAACACAAAGGCAAAAAATTGGTTTGGATGGACAACCAAATTTTACGTAGTATTTTAACTAATCTTCTTTCAAACGCCATTAAATACTCCGAAAAAGACATCAACTTAACAACAGAAGTTACTAATGAAAATCTCAATTTAGTTGTTGAAGATAAAGGTATAGGAATACCAAAAATTGAACAAAAAAAATTATTTGAAAAATTTTTTAGGGCTAGCAATACCAATAGTATTCAAGGTACTGGACTTGGGCTAAACATTGTAAAACGATATACCGAACTGCTACAAGGAACTATAGAAGTTTTAAGTACTGAAGGCAAAGGCACATTGGTTCAAATAGATTTTCCAACTAGCATTGAGAACTAA
- a CDS encoding ATP-binding protein, whose product MKINFKTPYVSITQFNSVEIKDFSILTGKNGSGKTHFLNAIKLGNIEIEGFDKSEIVYYNYNDFTIYTGNLQQNNQFQNRLNVWNNDKQQILQKIQNLKINAIQRVDKERTQIEQIVFKSLQQSNFDFNTYFGNKKDYVLLNTCKESPNILNEIASKQQLFTPQFFEFINEYLNNTTGQVEDLTIEKLEPLFEKQKNSVEDFLKDKNQDLFTFLKTAVKDKSILSLNENDFESPNLFLEDIANEEKDYQFQKTQNILNKIRALEYKDSTTFLESEEFINYNGLSPVEQINNVLSEYDCNGYFLFTNPNQQFLGIDKKSIKVQINLKHKDKGYLTSFDQLSSGEKTLIALSLFIYKTRKKRIVPRVLLLDEIDSSLHPSMIDRLLSVIQNLFVDQQGFKVIMATHSPTTVALANENAIYVVNRNEQTLIEKQTKQKALQILSEGFITLDEGLQILDQVAIKELTIFTEGNNIDFLTRAIELLKPELLNKIEIVSSLKDRTGTGQLSTLYEMFLRMEHKNNVLFIYDCDVTKTFTENDKTKYYIFSKNEINNKVTRGIENLFEENLFEDRFYQQKPKDDGGIHSSLDKQLFLSYILERNNSKDFCNFNELINKIEEIINK is encoded by the coding sequence ATGAAAATAAATTTTAAAACACCATACGTTTCAATAACACAATTTAATAGCGTTGAAATCAAAGATTTTTCAATATTAACTGGGAAAAATGGTTCAGGAAAGACTCATTTTTTGAATGCTATTAAACTAGGAAATATTGAAATTGAAGGATTCGATAAATCTGAAATTGTCTATTATAATTATAACGATTTCACTATATATACAGGAAACCTCCAACAAAATAATCAATTTCAAAACAGATTAAATGTATGGAATAATGATAAGCAACAAATCTTACAAAAAATTCAGAACCTTAAAATTAATGCAATCCAAAGAGTAGATAAAGAACGAACTCAAATTGAACAGATTGTTTTTAAATCTTTACAACAATCAAATTTTGATTTTAATACTTATTTTGGAAACAAAAAGGATTATGTTTTATTAAATACTTGTAAAGAGAGTCCTAATATTTTAAATGAAATTGCTTCTAAACAACAACTTTTTACTCCACAATTCTTTGAGTTTATTAATGAGTATTTAAATAACACAACTGGACAAGTGGAAGATTTAACGATTGAAAAACTGGAGCCTCTATTTGAAAAACAAAAAAATTCTGTTGAAGATTTTCTAAAAGATAAAAATCAAGATTTGTTTACGTTTTTAAAAACTGCTGTAAAAGATAAAAGTATACTTTCTCTAAATGAAAATGATTTTGAATCTCCAAACCTTTTTCTTGAAGATATAGCCAATGAAGAAAAAGATTATCAATTTCAAAAGACGCAAAACATACTAAATAAGATAAGAGCATTGGAATATAAGGATTCTACTACTTTTTTAGAATCAGAAGAATTCATAAATTATAACGGTCTTTCACCAGTTGAACAAATAAATAATGTTCTATCCGAATATGATTGTAATGGTTACTTCCTTTTTACAAATCCAAATCAACAATTTTTAGGAATAGATAAGAAGAGTATTAAGGTTCAAATAAATCTTAAACATAAAGATAAAGGATACTTAACAAGTTTTGACCAATTATCTTCAGGAGAAAAGACTCTAATTGCTCTTTCACTATTTATCTATAAAACTAGAAAAAAAAGAATAGTCCCTAGGGTTTTACTTTTAGATGAAATTGATTCTTCACTTCATCCATCAATGATAGATAGATTATTAAGTGTAATCCAAAATCTATTTGTTGATCAACAAGGATTTAAAGTAATCATGGCTACCCATTCTCCAACAACTGTTGCACTAGCTAATGAGAATGCTATTTATGTAGTAAATAGAAATGAACAAACTCTAATAGAAAAGCAAACTAAACAAAAAGCATTACAAATTTTATCCGAAGGCTTCATAACTTTAGACGAAGGTTTGCAGATTTTAGACCAAGTTGCAATTAAAGAGTTAACGATTTTTACTGAAGGAAATAATATAGACTTTTTGACAAGAGCAATCGAGCTGTTAAAGCCAGAATTGCTAAATAAAATTGAAATAGTTTCTTCTTTAAAAGACAGGACTGGAACAGGACAATTGTCAACTTTATATGAAATGTTTTTAAGAATGGAACATAAAAACAATGTACTTTTCATATATGACTGCGATGTAACTAAAACATTTACTGAAAACGACAAAACAAAATATTATATTTTCTCAAAAAATGAAATAAATAATAAAGTAACTAGAGGAATTGAAAACTTATTTGAAGAAAATTTATTTGAAGATAGATTTTACCAACAAAAACCCAAAGACGATGGAGGAATACATTCAAGTTTAGACAAACAATTATTTCTATCTTATATATTAGAAAGAAATAATTCCAAAGATTTTTGCAACTTCAATGAATTAATTAATAAAATTGAAGAAATAATAAATAAATAA